The nucleotide sequence CAAAGCGGTCGGTTCAGTCAAGTCGGCGACATAGCAGCCGCCGCCGGTTACCAAACGGACATCTTCGACCCGGCACAGAGGCACACCGAAACCACCGGCCGCCAGAGCGTTCCGGTCGGAAGCCGGGTCGGGATCAGAAGGATGATCGGACAACCGATCCGAAGGAGAGCGCTTCTGCGCAAACGAAGTCATCGGAGCGAGTGTGCGGCCTGTCGCCTAGGTCGACAAATAGCGATCAGGGAATTTGATATAACCAACAGTTATGGCTGAAGGGTATGGCCGACATCCCTCAGTGTTTGAAGGAAAAGCTCCGCAGCGGGCGAAAGCTGGCTGCCTTTAAGGATCGAGACGCCAACGGGTCCGAGGGTCTGGCTCAGGCGGATCGGCAACGCAACCAGCCGGCCGCTTTCCAGTTCGTCGGCGGCGATACCTTCGGGCCAGGCACCCAGCAGATCGCTCTCGCGGAGCAAGCGGCGATTCGTCGGCAGAGACAGGGACTGCACGACCGCAACCGGCGGTTCGAGTCCGACATCGAAAAAAGCCTTCTCCAGTTGGCGGCGCAGAGTCGTTTCCGGCGGCGGCAGGATCCATTCGGCACGCTGAAGATCGGCGAGAGTCGTCGTCTCGCAAGCGAGCAGCGGATGGTCGGGTCGCGCGAGGATGACGATTTCCTCGGCGTAGATTTGTTCCTGGCGCACGCCGCTGCGGTGACGAACTTCGCTCAGACGCCCGATTACCATGTCCAGATCACCGTGCAGGAGCATCGGCTGCAGCCGCTCGTTGGTCCCCTCGACCACTTCGATCACGACTTTCGGGCGTTCGCGCCTGAGCCGGGCGATCGCACGCGGCAGCAGCCATGCGGAGGCGGCCAGCAGCGTCCCCACCACCACCCGACCGCCAGTGCCGTGGCTCAGGTCTTCCAACGCCTCGGCAGCATGCGCAAGCTGCGCCAGCACCAAGCGGGCATGTTGGACCAGGGTTCGGCCATAGATGGTCGGTTCCACACCGCGCCTGCCGCGGACAAAGAGCTCGACCCTCAAGTCCTCTTCCAGGTCGCGGATCGACTTCGTGACGGCAGGCTGGGTCAGGCCGATCACTTCGGCCGCGCGCACCATGCTGCCGGTCTCGGCGACAGCCACAAGAAGGCGGAGCTGCCGCACGGAGATGCGCTGCAAGCTGATGAGCGAGCGAGTCATACCGCCATGATGCGCCAATCCTCCATACGGCAGCCATGCCTATCTGTGCCGCCCCGGAGGCTGCTAAAGAACCGAAACGTGATTGCACCGGCACGATAGAGGAAGCACGCATGTTGAGACTTGCGATGATCGGCTACGGACCGATCGCCCGGTTCACAAGCCAAAAACTCGCCGAGCGCGACGACGTCGAGATCGGCGCCGTCCTATGCAGGCCCGGACGGGAAGCTGCCGCCCTGGCGGCCTTGGGACCGAGACCCAAGGTCGGCGTGCAGGTGGCCGACCTCGATACAACCGTTTTCGATGTCGCGCTCGACTGTGCCGGACATGGAGGCTTGGCCGCACATGGGCCGGATCTGCTGCGCGCCGGCCTCGACGTCATAACCCTGTCTGTCGGCGCGCTGGCCGATGCGCAGCTGACCGAGCGTTTGAACACGGCGGCCCGCGCCGGGAGCGCTCAGTTGGAGCTGGCATCCGGCGCGATCGGCGGTATCGACGCCTTGACCGCCGCGCGGATCGGCGGGTTGCGGGAGGTCTCTTACCGGGCCCGAAAGCCACCCGCAGGCTGGAAGGGCACGGCAGCCGAAGAGGTGTTGGATCTTGACAGCTTGGCGGAGCCGACGGAGCACTTCCGCGGTCCTGCGCGTGCGGCGGCGCTGCGCTATCCGCAGAACGCGAACGTGGCGGCCATCGTCGCCCTTGCCGGTTTGGGCTTGGACGACACCGAAGTTCGACTGATCGCGGATCCAAGCGTCGATCGCAATCGGCACGAGATCGAGGCACGCGGTGCCTTCGGGCGACTTCAGGTCGAGCTCGAAGGCGCCCCCCTGGCAGACAACCCGAAGTCGTCTGCACTGGCCGCCATGAGCCTCGTGAGCGCCGTCGAACGGCGGCTGGCACCACTTCGCATCGGTTGACGCCGGGCAGAGTCAGCTACGGCACCCGGAGCCGTTCGTCGAGCGGTCGCTTGTCGAGGGCCGCTCGTCGAGGGTCGGTCGCGACATCACCCGTTGTTCTCCGGCGTTCAGCCGGGAGCCAGGAGCTCACCTGAGGAAGAACTGCACCGGCACGACCAGTTCGAGGCGAGCTTGTGCCAGATCGTCCGGCATCTTCGGCAAGGGCTGAGCCCGCTTGATCATCTCCGAGACTTCCCGGTCGAGCAGTTCATAACCGGAGCTCTCCTGCAGCCGGTACTCGATCACCTGCCCGTCGCGATCCATCACGAAGTAGAGCAAGGCCGTGCCCTGTTGTCGGCGCACCTGTGCGCGCCGTGGGTATTCCTTGTGCTTCTCGAGCCAGGCCTGGAGAAGCGCCATGTAGTCCGCCTCCGCACCCGGCATGCCACCACCGCTGGTGTCGTTCGCACTGCCGGCGTTCGGGCTGGCCTGCGTGCCCGACCGACCGTCGGCGCCCGGTGCGGTCGGCGTGAGAGCGGCCGTCTGGTCCGGTGTCTCCGCTGCGGGAGCCTGCGCGGGAGGGTTCTCCGTTACGGCCTCGGGCTGTGATTGGGCAACTTGTTGCGGCGGCGGCCTGCGCGGCGGCAGCGGCGGCGTGACAACCGTCTCGGCGACGGCTTCTTCCGGCTGAGGTTCTTCCGGCAGAGGAGGCTCGGACAACGGTTCTTCGATTGGGACGACAGGTGTCTCAGCCTCGACCGGCTCGACCTCCGGAACCTCGGCAACGAGAGCCTCGACAGGTTCCGCCACCTCCGGCTCGATCGCTTGAGGCACCTCCAGAGGCTCGACTTCAGGCCGAACGGGATCGGGCGGAACGGCCGTCACCTCGGTCGGTGCCGGGTCTTGCGCGGCCTCGGCCGGCGCCACCGCCTCGGCTTCCTCGGCGTCCGGCGTCTCTGCGGCGGGTCCTCCCGGTGCGCCACCGGCAGGACCTAAAGAGATCTCGATACCGCCGATGCCAGCCTGCTGGGCGCCGCTCTCCGGCGCCTGCCACAGCACGGCGATGCCGATGCCAAGATGCAAGAGCAAGGCGACGCCGAAAGCCGTCAGCCAATGCCGTGTGGCGATCCGTATCATCCGCTCTCCCCGTCGGTGGGAGTGCCGGCGGAAGACCCCGGCTGAGGCAAGGTCAGCAAGGTGAGGCGCTCGACGCCAGCCGCGCGCAGCAATTCCATGACGGCGACAACCTGGGTTGCCTCGGCTCCGCCATCAGCCTTCAGCCGAATGCTCGGCGCTTCGCCGTTCGACAGGCGCTCCGCCACCGCTGTCCTGAAATCAGCCTCAGACAGCATCTCGCCGTCCAGGGCAAGGCGACCGTCCACCCCGATCAGGACCAACAGGTCCTGCGTCCCGGCTGACCCTTCGCTGCTCGACTGCGGCGGTGCGATTTCGAAGGGATCGGAGGCGGCGAGCTGGCCCGCAAGCATGAAGAAGATCAGCAGCAAAAAGACGACGTTGACCAACGGCAGAATCCGTTCATCGTCGCTCTTCGCGCGGTGAGACTGAAGATGCTGGGACGTCTGGAACCGCATGGTTGGCCTCAATTCGCCCCATCGCGAACCAGCGACAGCTCAGAGACGCCAGCCGCCGTCAGCCGGTCGAGCACGGCCACTGCTTCCTGCAGCGCCACGCCGGACGCCGGTCTCACGAGCACCCGCTGGTCGGGCGTGGTCTCGATCCGCGCGGCAACGCGGGTCGCGAGTCCATCGAGAGACACCGTTTCCCCCGACAAGCGAAGGCCGTCGGACCGCACCTCGACCAGCAGCGCTCCCTCGACCGAAGCGCCGGCGGCCGCCTGCGCCGGCGCGTTCAGTTCGATCGCGCGCCAGTCCAGAAAGCTGGATGCCAGCATGAAGAAAATCAGCAGAATGAAGACCACATCGATCAACGGCGTCAGGCTGATCAGCGCGCGCCGCCGTGAGGCCCTACTCGCCAGCCGCGGCGGGGACGGGGCGGAAGCCTGCGCCTGCATGGTTCCGGTCCTCCTCGGTTTCCGCAGACAGGTCGTCCGTAAAGACACAGGTCACGGTACTGTCCATTTCATGCGCCAGACGATCGACCCTGCGCTCCAGCCAGTTCAGCAAAGCGACGACGGGGATCGCGACCGCCAAGCCGACGGCAGTCGTCAGCAGCGCCTCCCAGATGCCGCCGGACAGAATCGCCGGATTGACCTGATTGCCCGCCGCCTCAAGCTGGCGGAAGGCCTCGATCATACCCAGCACGGTGCCGAACAGCCCAAGCAGCGGCGCCAGCGAGGCAATGACCTCCAGCGGACGGAACCAACTCCGCAGCGCCTCCAGGACATCGGTTCCATACCGCAGCACCTCTTCCCGTACCCTTGCCTCGGGCAAGCCTCGACGCTGACCGCGCAGCGCGCGAGCGAGAGCCTGAGCAACCGGATT is from Algihabitans albus and encodes:
- a CDS encoding LysR substrate-binding domain-containing protein encodes the protein MTRSLISLQRISVRQLRLLVAVAETGSMVRAAEVIGLTQPAVTKSIRDLEEDLRVELFVRGRRGVEPTIYGRTLVQHARLVLAQLAHAAEALEDLSHGTGGRVVVGTLLAASAWLLPRAIARLRRERPKVVIEVVEGTNERLQPMLLHGDLDMVIGRLSEVRHRSGVRQEQIYAEEIVILARPDHPLLACETTTLADLQRAEWILPPPETTLRRQLEKAFFDVGLEPPVAVVQSLSLPTNRRLLRESDLLGAWPEGIAADELESGRLVALPIRLSQTLGPVGVSILKGSQLSPAAELFLQTLRDVGHTLQP
- a CDS encoding aspartate dehydrogenase; this translates as MLRLAMIGYGPIARFTSQKLAERDDVEIGAVLCRPGREAAALAALGPRPKVGVQVADLDTTVFDVALDCAGHGGLAAHGPDLLRAGLDVITLSVGALADAQLTERLNTAARAGSAQLELASGAIGGIDALTAARIGGLREVSYRARKPPAGWKGTAAEEVLDLDSLAEPTEHFRGPARAAALRYPQNANVAAIVALAGLGLDDTEVRLIADPSVDRNRHEIEARGAFGRLQVELEGAPLADNPKSSALAAMSLVSAVERRLAPLRIG
- a CDS encoding energy transducer TonB codes for the protein MIRIATRHWLTAFGVALLLHLGIGIAVLWQAPESGAQQAGIGGIEISLGPAGGAPGGPAAETPDAEEAEAVAPAEAAQDPAPTEVTAVPPDPVRPEVEPLEVPQAIEPEVAEPVEALVAEVPEVEPVEAETPVVPIEEPLSEPPLPEEPQPEEAVAETVVTPPLPPRRPPPQQVAQSQPEAVTENPPAQAPAAETPDQTAALTPTAPGADGRSGTQASPNAGSANDTSGGGMPGAEADYMALLQAWLEKHKEYPRRAQVRRQQGTALLYFVMDRDGQVIEYRLQESSGYELLDREVSEMIKRAQPLPKMPDDLAQARLELVVPVQFFLR
- a CDS encoding ExbD/TolR family protein, translating into MRFQTSQHLQSHRAKSDDERILPLVNVVFLLLIFFMLAGQLAASDPFEIAPPQSSSEGSAGTQDLLVLIGVDGRLALDGEMLSEADFRTAVAERLSNGEAPSIRLKADGGAEATQVVAVMELLRAAGVERLTLLTLPQPGSSAGTPTDGESG
- a CDS encoding ExbD/TolR family protein — its product is MQAQASAPSPPRLASRASRRRALISLTPLIDVVFILLIFFMLASSFLDWRAIELNAPAQAAAGASVEGALLVEVRSDGLRLSGETVSLDGLATRVAARIETTPDQRVLVRPASGVALQEAVAVLDRLTAAGVSELSLVRDGAN
- a CDS encoding MotA/TolQ/ExbB proton channel family protein; translated protein: MSEQTEAANAAESDGSSSGIEELSAAGLDAPALNADGTLVDPAGPTGLVDQGLALFQAGGPVVAILAVMSVVSLAIVFVKLWQFRAARLGDGRTAQESLWLWRTGRTGEALALADSSRNPVAQALARALRGQRRGLPEARVREEVLRYGTDVLEALRSWFRPLEVIASLAPLLGLFGTVLGMIEAFRQLEAAGNQVNPAILSGGIWEALLTTAVGLAVAIPVVALLNWLERRVDRLAHEMDSTVTCVFTDDLSAETEEDRNHAGAGFRPVPAAAGE